The following are encoded in a window of Cervus canadensis isolate Bull #8, Minnesota chromosome 11, ASM1932006v1, whole genome shotgun sequence genomic DNA:
- the LOC122450152 gene encoding olfactory receptor 5AN1-like: protein MIRRENITEITYFILLGFSDFPRILEVLFIVFLVVYIMTLTWNLSLLILIRMDSHLHMPMYFFLSNLSFMDISYVTATAPKMLYDFFREQKIITYVDCVIQNFVFSTMGLSESCLMTAMAYDRYAAVCNPLLYSSIMSPALCGRMVLASYVAGLSGSISQLCFMLNFQFCGPNVINHFFCDMPQLLVLSCTDMFSAQLFTALLTMIFGIVNVSIIMISYVYIVISILKITSVKGRSKAFNTCASHLTAVSLFYTSGMFVYLSSSSGGSSSFDRFASVFYTVMIPMLNPLIYSLRNKEIKDALKRLQKKRGYC from the coding sequence ATGATTAGGAGAGAAAATATCACAGAGATCACTTATTTTATACTCTTGGGATTCTCAGATTTTCCCAGAATCTTAGAAGTGCTCTTTATTGTATTCCTGGTGGTATACATTATGACCCTGACATGGAACCTGTCCCTCCTCATCTTAATAAGAATGGACTCCCACCTCCACAtgcccatgtacttcttcctcagtaACCTGTCCTTCATGGACATCTCCTATGTGACTGCCACAGCCCCCAAGATGCTTTACGACTTCTTCCGGGAGCAGAAAATTATCACCTATGTGGACTGTGTGATTCAGAATTTCGTATTCTCAACCATGGGGCTGAGTGAGTCTTGCCTCATGACCGCCATGGCTTATGACCGATATGCTGCCGTTTGTAACCCACTCCTCTATTCCTCAATCATGTCGCCCGCTCTCTGCGGTCGGATGGTGCTGGCATCCTACGTGGCTGGACTCTCTGGTTCTATATCCCAATTGTGTTTCATGTTGAATTTCCAGTTCTGTGGGCCTAATGTCATcaaccacttcttctgtgacatGCCCCAGCTGTTAGTTCTGTCCTGCACCGACATGTTCTCTGCACAACTCTTcactgctttattgacaatgatCTTTGGGATAGTAAATGTTTCCATTATCATGATATCCTATGTCTACATTGTCATCTCCATCCTGAAGATCACTTCCGTGAAAGGCAGATCCAAAGCTTTCAACACCTGTGCTTCCCACCTGACGGCAGTGAGCCTCTTCTATACCTCAGGGATGTTTGTCTATTTGAGCTCCAGCTCTGGCGGTTCCTCCAGCTTTGACAGATTCGCATCGGTCTTCTACACAGTGATGATTCCCATGTTGAATCCTTTGATTTACAGTCtgagaaacaaagaaatcaaagatgccTTGAAGAGGTTGCAAAAGAAGAGAGGATACTGCTGA